Part of the Halorussus limi genome is shown below.
CTAGGTAACACCGACTTGCGCTATCTCCAGCTTCGTTCGCTTCGTGCCGTTACGGCTTCCACGAAGTTCCTGGATTCGACCGGGCGAAAGCCCGGCTCGATGGTTCCCAAGGCGTCGGTTTCACTGCATGATGGCACAGGAGTATTAACCTGTTTCCCTGTTGTCTCATTCGAGTTGCGGTGAGACTTAGGACCGGCTAACCCTCGGCTGATCAGCATTGCCGAGGAACCCTTACTCGTAAGGCCGTCGGGGTTCTAACCCGACTAACGCTGCTACTATGACCAAGATTTTCGTTCCCGTTCGGTCCACGCGAGCTCTCGCCCGAGCTTCCATCCAAACGGAATGCCAACCTACTCAATTGCGGTGTTATCCGCATGGTCAGGTCTCGGTGGTAGACTTGAGCCCCGATCATTTTGGGCGCCTCAAACCTCGGCCGGTAAGCTGTTACGCTTTTCTTAGAGGGTAGCTGCTTCTAAGCTCACCTCCCGGCTGTTTAGGGCTTGAGACCACCTTCAGATTGCACTTAGTCTACACTTTGGGACCTTAACCCGACTCTGGGTTGTTCCCCTCCTGGTGCACAGGCTTACCCCGCACACCGGATTCCCCGCGTCGACGGCGTTCGTAAGTTTGGAGTTTGACAAGGGGACCAACTTCTCTCGAAGTTGGTTCCCCTAATCGGTTGCTCTACCTCACGAACTACCTCGGCGGAGGTCATGCTTCGACATGTTTCGGTTGGAACCAGCTGTTGCCAGATTCGATGGGCCTTTCACCCCTACACGTAGGTCACGGGAGGGTATTGTAGGACACCATCCCTAACAGGCCTCCACGTGCCTTTCGGCACGCTTCACCTTGCCCACGCGTAGATCATCTGGTTTCGGGTCGCATCCGGTTGACTCCCCGCCCTTGAAGACGGCGGCCCTCGCCTGTGAAGGCTGCGGCCATGTTGGTTTCCCTATGCCTTCCCGGATGAACCGGTTAGGCTTGCCAATCAGACACACTCCTTGGTTCGTTTTTCAAAACGTACGACAGAACACCGGCTTCCTCTAAGTCCTACTGCGAGTTTGCACTCGTGTCGTTTGTTAGAGGACCTTGTGTGCCCTGTCGCTCGATCGCCAACTGATTTCAGGCTCTATTGCACCTCCCGTTGTGGGGTGCTTTTCAGTGTTTGCTCACGCTACTTGTTCGCTATCGGTCTCGAGTCGTGTTTAGTCTTCGCGGTCGATGCCCGCGATATTCACAAGGAATTTCCAATCCCTGTTACTCTGGAGCTGACGCACACCGTACTAACTCAAACTACGGGGCTTTCACCCTGTGTCGCGCTCCGTTCCAGAAGACTTCGTTTGAGTGGTCGGGTGCTGAGGGTCAGTCCGAAACACCACATTGCCCGTGAGGGCTTCGGTTTGGACTGTGTCGGTTTCACTCGCGGTTACTCACGACATCTCTTGCGATTTCTTTTCCTGTCGATACTAAGATGTTTCAATTCTCGACGTTCCCCATTGCGCAAGGCAATTGCTGTGGGGATTCCCATTCGGAGATCCTGAGTTCTAAGCCTCCGTGCGGCTCCCTCAGGCTTATCGCAGCTTGGCACGTCCTTCGTCGGCGCTCGAGCCGAGCCATCCACCAGCTGGCACAGTAGCCACGCTGTTGGTAATCGTACATCGCACTGTGACCCGGGTTGACTGCATCGCAATCGGATCCAGTGGACGCCTGGATTGCACGTACATACGGTCGTCATCATCACGTCCTACAGGTGATGTAGGAGCGTGCGTCGAACCCTTCCTACACACGCTCTCACGGTGTAGTGCATCGGTTAGTGTGGATTGAATCGTTGCGCCGTCTTCCACTTAAGGGACACGGTTCGATTCGCACCACGGCATGGACCCACTAGGAATCGAACCTAGACTTTCTCCTTGAAACGGAGATGCTCTGCCACTGAGCTATAGGTCGTTCCCCAGAACGGGGACGGTCGGTGTAGCCCTGGTAGTTCAAAGGTGCTCGGTCGGTCGTACGAATGGGTCGTCGAGGAACCCTCGCGTGTGCTCGTCGTGGTGACGAGCGGGTGTGGGCCCACCCATCGGGTGGGTCCCGTGCGTTAGGAGGTGATCCAGCCGCAGATTCCCCTACGGCTACCTTGTTACGACTTAAGCCCCCTTGCGAAGCCCAGATTCGACCACCGTGCGGTGGCCTCATCCGGACCTCACTCGGGTGCTTTGACGGGCGGTGTGTGCAAGGAGCAGGGACGTATTCACCGCGCTCTTCTGAAGCGCGATTACTACCGAATCCAGCTTCATGAGGGCGAATTTCAGCCCTCAATCCGAACTACGACCAGGTTTAAGAGATTACCGTCCCCTTTCGGGGTGGGAACCCGTTGTCCTGGCCATTGTAGCCCGCGTGTAGCCCAGCTCATTCGGGGCATGCTGACCTACCGTTGCCCGTTCCTTCCTCCGCTTTGGCAGCGGCAGTCCTCTTAATGTACCCAACTACCTCGAGGGTATTGCTGGCAATTAAGAGTGCGGGTCTCGCTCGTTGCCTGACTTAACAGGATGCCTCACGGTACGAGCTGACGGCGGCCATGCACCTCCTCTCTGCAGCTCGGGTAAGCCCATCAGACTGACCGTCGTTACTGCAGTCGGAGCTGGTGAGATGTCCGGCGTTGAGTCCAATTAAACCGCAGGCTCCTCCGGTTGTAGTGCTCCCCCGCCAATTCCTTTAAGTTTCATCCTTGCGGACGTACTTCCCAGGCGGCCCGCTTCTCGTCTTCACTACAGCACAGCACACACTCGTGGTGTGTGCCATACTTAGCGGGCATCGTTTACAGCTAGGACTACCCGGGTATCTAATCCGGTTCGTGACCCTAGCTTTCGTCCCTCACTGTCGAGTCCATTCTCCCGAGGCGCTTTCGCCACCGGTGGTCCGTCCAGGATTACGGGATTTCACTCCTACCCCGGACGTACCCCTCGGGTCTTCTGGCTCCAAGCTGAACAGTATCCACCGGACGCCCACTCGTTGAGCGAGTGGATTTCCCGATGGACTTGTTCAGCCAGCTACGGACGCTTTAGGCCCAATAATAGCGGCCATCACTTGGACTGCCGGTATTACCGCGGCGGCTGGCACCGGTCTTGCCCAGTCCTTATTCCTGAACCACCTTACGGTTCAGAAAAGCGAGGACTATATGCCCTCGCACTCGGAATCCCCTTATCGCACTGTCGTGCAGTGTAAAGTTTTCGCGCCTGCTGCGCCCCGTAGGGCCCGGAATCTTGTCTCAGATTCCGTCTCCGGGCTCTTGCTCTCACAACCCGTACCGATTATCGGCACGGTGGGCCGTTACCCCACCGTCTACCTAATCGGCCGCAGCCACATCCTGTAGCGCTGGCGCGTTTTTGGCTCTCGACACTCCAGTCTGAGAGTCGTATCCAACATTAGCCTCAGTTTCCCGAGGTTATATTGGTCTACAGGGTAGTTTGGCCACGTGTTACTGAGCTATCTGCCACGGGTCTAAACCCGTGCGACTAGCATGGCTAAATCGGACTCCGATAGCAATGGCCTCCGGCAGGATCAACCGGAATGGTTGCCGAGCGCACAATGGCTCGGTGGGTTTCTGGCGGAGACACAAGTATCGTGTCTATCTTCTATGGTCCGTTAGTTCGACGACGCCGGTCGTAACCGACCGAGTGTCACCGAACTACCAGGGCTAACATCAGATCCCATCGTATACGGCGGACCGCAGGGGTGGAATCCTCATTGTCTGCACCTCATCATTGGCGACCGATGAATCGGTCGCCTAAAAGGCGAAGAGTGAGTTTAGAACGAATCGAACGTTCTACGCTCACGTTGTAACGCACTTCGGATTCCAACGTAGAGTATAACCCTACTTAACTGCTACGGAATCCGGGACGCCCCGACATCGGATACCGCGGGACGCCGCGTCTGTCACTTTGTTTTCGATGAGCTAATTTAAATACGTCGAATCAGACGTAGCTTGCGGATTGTTTTCATACAGCGTGAGCCATCTTACAGTCTTTATAATTCTATATTTGAAATGTCCTGATATCTCTAAACGGCTTTACCGTTTTGACGACCGAGGCACTCGGCCTGCTCCGCCTGTAGACATGTACAATCCACTTCAACATACACACATAACAAATGAATACCTATGAAAGTAAAACCCACCCATATCTAGGAATCTAAATAGGATATCCACAGAACACACTAGTAAACACGGAGTTCCTCAGCCAGCGTCTATATCTGTTATTTATTACGTTCCAGCAGAGTCTTGCGAGATACTACGAGTACTATGTCATCACAGTCACTATGACGAACACCGAGCCCGTTACTAACAGTTTAAAGCGGGGTATTGGTCTTAGTTGTTATAGAAAGTACGAGGCGAAAACCTGCGGCTTCAGCCCTGGGTAGCTTAATCGATTTGAGTAAGTTCCGGTTCTGCTTCATCACGTTCGCCGTCGTAGACTAATTCATACGTTGCTACCGCCTCAGATGTTTGGATTTCAACTTCCGTGCGTTTCGTCCCCTCTATGAATGAATATTGAATCGACAGTTCCGCCGGATAGTCAAACGTCTGTACGATCGTATCGATTGCTTCCTGTAATTGTGCCGCATTCAGTGACTGCGGTACATGCTTTTCTGTCATTGGTGTCCTTTTTATTGTACTCTCCCCTCACTATTTGGATTCCAGGTCCGATTCGTGGACCTAGTCGGATTGTCTGTGAAGGAAGGGAACTACTCGTCTGCGTGTCGAACCTGCGTGCTGTTACTCGAGGTTCGGGACCTTGTCTTCGACACGCCCGGAGAGTTCAACTTCAATTTCCAGTTCTGGTTCGCCGTCGCCTTCGAACTCGATATCCAACTCGATCGGCTCACCGAACGCAAACGGCATCTCCCAGTCGTCACCCGTGATTGTAATCTCGTCGGAATCACGGAACTGCTCGCCTAACTCAATCAGGAACTCGCCAGCGTCCTCTGCACTGATATAGTACTCCTCCTCAAAGTAGCCGTCCGTGATCGTGCTCATCTTCGCTTCCTCGTCTTCGACGGGCACTTCAGGCATGGTTCAACCGGGAGTTGGCCTTCGACACGGATAAGTATTCTTTGGAAGATTATCTCCACTATGGATTCACTCGAGATACTCGGGTCGAAAGCTCGACTCGACATCCTCCGAGTCCTTTCACGGCGGGATATGTACGTGTCCGAACTGATGGAGAAAGTCGGGATGGATGGGAAAACAGCCACCCATCACCTCGATGTGTTGGTGGATGGTGGCCTCCTGGAATCGTATACTGAGGGACGTCGTCGATACTTTTCGGTGGTCCGCGAGATTCAGTTTGAGGTTTCCCCGTCACCGAATCGCCGGTTTGTCGTCCAGTTTCCAGAACAAGAAGAGACATGACGATCCTCGAACGCCGGAACGAAACAGTCGGTCCAGACACATACTGAGGAACTGGCTCACGTGATAGTCCCCCGTGAAGAGGCGTTTAGCTGGTATAGGCGTCGATAATATCGTCAAGTGTTTTTTCTGCGTCCTGTTCGTCCTCGGACTCCGGCATGCGGCTATCGTCCGTTTTCGTCTCTTGCCGTGCCACGGTTGCGCCGCTCAGCTGAGAAGACATATTACGGGTTATGCGGGCGAACAGTATAATGGTTCAGGATACTTCACCCGTAGATTACCCCATATCTATGTATCATACAGCTTACTCCGAGAGGTTTTTATCCGAACTTGTGTATAGGTTCGCGTATGCCGCGGGAGTTCATTTCTGAATACGGCCTCGATCCAGGAGACTATGTCCAACAACTCGTCGATCAATTCCGCGACCGCTGTCCGAAGTTCAGTGAGCAACCAATTGAGGAAGCAATTTTCGTCGACGACGGCCCAATTGACTATCTCGTCTGGTTTGCGCTCGACGATTACGAACACCACACGTTCTTCTACCATGATGACAACCCCAACCAAGACATCGTCCGCCGATTTATCCCCCTCTCGCCTTCTGAACAAGAGATGCCAGAGTTCAAGGCGCTCTTGCAGAAGTATTACGGCGTGTACACCGAACTCGAAATTGCGAGACTCCTCGAACTCCGGGATACATATCGTCCACAGGTCGGTGAGCGCCCACGGCTGAATCTCGGTATTTGTCACAACCCGGAGGACGACCGAGTCGTCTCTGGCGTGAGCGGCATTCCACGCCCGCACGAACAGGACATCTTCGACGACGTTGCCAAAATTGTCCCCGACAAGAACTTGGAGAAGTTCATCACCCGAACGGTCCAAACGGTCCATACGCAGGTCGAGGAGGAAGCCGACCGCCACACGATTTCTGCGGATATCCGAGCTGTATTGGAAGACGATTCGGATTTCAACTTAGAAACGACGAAACCGCTCCCGAAAGGGATTCACCCAAAGTACACGGAGCACGAGGCCGAGCTCTGGCAAAAGCCTGCGTCGCGCGTCGATTACATGGAGGGGTCGCAAGGATTCCTCCAAATTTGGATTCCGATAGACGAAGACGAGATAGCGCTCGTGAATGCGACGGCGGGCAAGTACGACCGCGAGGCAATCGTGGATGCAATACGGGACAAGTTCAAAGCGGCAGTCGCCTGAACTGGAGTGTCTACTTACACACTCTTTCGGACATCCTCCGCGATTCGTTCAATTGTCTCGTATTCCTGTTGTGAATATGCAATAACTCGGACATCGGACAGCGACGTCGGCTGGTAGTCCCAGACTGCCTCGCAGACGAGTTGAGCGCCATCTTCGAACTCGTAGCCAGCGGCACCCGTCCCGAGAATTGGAATCACGAGCGACTCACACCTGAGATTATCGGCTTTCGTAAGCGAGTTCCGTGTCGCCTCACGGATACTCTCTGCCGTCGCCTGCCTGTCGCCGTAGTGGGGCATCGCTACTGCGTGAATGACGTATTCGGCGTCCAGCTCATAAGCGTCAGTGACGGCAACCTCGCCAAGTTCAATAGGACCCTTTGAGACTGCCTCGTCGTTGATCGGTCCGTTAGCCCCCCGGCGAAGAGCACCGGCGACTCCGCTCCCCATTTGGAGACTGGTCCCTGCGGCGTTCACAAGCGCATCGGCACGTTGGGCCGCGATATCGCCTTGGGTGACTGTGAACTCCATGTATGAATTGTCCGTGTCGTACCTCATAAAACGAGACAACCTAATAGTCGCTTCGAGGAGATGGTGCAACTATGAGAATAGATGATTGAGGGAACCCGACCGTACTAGACTCTCTACAGATTACACTGCATCTTCCGACAGCAAATCTCACACGTTCATTGTTTTCAATTACCAATCGAACGTTTTTAGTCCACAACGCTACTACGAACTCACATGGGTTTTGGGAGTTACGACGAGTCCGAGCAACAGAATCAGGAGGTCAACACCGACGATGACAGCGAAGGAGTGAGCGTACACGAAAACGATCACGAAGGGGAACTCAGGTTCGAGACGGGCGCTTCGACCGACGATCTCGTGAATAAACTCCAGGATATCAAAGACGACTCCGAAGACGAGTGACAGGGGTACTCGGGACTGAGTCACCGGGTTTCTTGACGCTCTCAGTATTCACTAAACGCGACCTTAAAGGATTAGTTGATTTATCTTTCCAGTATTCTTCGTAAAATAACGTACCTCGTGTACCCCTACCCGAGGTAGGTAAGCAACGGCAGAGAGTTCATAAATACTTTCTGTTTCTGGAACCTGAATTGAACAGCATATCCGGGGCCGAGACCTTCTGTTCGACGGTCCCATACAAGATACGATTCCGATACAGAGTGCGATTATTATCGGTACTAAGTCCAAACAAGCCCATGAGTACACACCAACATAGGGTTCGGCCACCGCCATTTCCAAGTCCGAACAGTTAACTAACTCCAGGGAGAAACTCTATCCGTCACGTCGACTCGCTTTGTGGCCGTTTGAAATAATCGGGATGGCACTGTCCGATGATGCCATTCGGCTGAGGACAGATTGCAGAACGGCTTCCATAACGACCCGGCGCGCTCATTGTGGAGCCTTCTGCTCTTTTGCCATTCACAACGTAGCTTGACTGCTTGAGCCTCTGCCACTCTTTTCTTTGTTAAAGTAGAAAAGAAGGACGCGGAGAAGACTCTTACGCGGTTATCAGATGGAAGCGCATTCTAGAAGTTCTCCACCCCGTTCAATGATGACGATTCCAAGAATTGAGGGTATCCGTTGTCAGAAAATACTCATGGGGTTTTTCCGTGTCCGGATTATCTACGAAGTATGAGCGAAAACGCAGACCGTCGAAATCTTCGCATGCCAACTGACGACGAGTTATTCGGCGTCGTGACCGAACACAACGGCGGCAACCACGTCCGTGTCCGGTGTGAAGACGGGAAGAATAGAATGGGCCGTATCCCCGGTCGGATGAAGTACCGTGTTTGGATCGAACAGGACGACGTCGTCCTCGTCGAACCGTGGGACTGGCAAGACGAGAAGGCCAACGTGGAATGGCGCTATACGCAACAGGATGCCGATCAACTCCGCGCTGAAGGCCATATCGAATAGGCTAGACCGGATTTTACAAGCCGAATCTGAAATCCAAAACAGGACCCTTAGATTTGTTTTCTATGTGAGGAACGTGGCTGAAACGCAAGGTGTAGTCGCACAGTTCTACTCATCACGTCCGGTGCGTCAAGTCAGTGCGACGTGGAGTCCGTTCACTTCCCGGAATCCACGCAGAAGTGAAACCAGAAGTCCTTTTCGCGTGTACGGAATACGACTGCCACGTACATGGGCTCGACCCGAGCAGAGTTCTATTCCCTGTACTTGACACGGTTTGCTGGCAGTCTCGGCTTCATTACCATCCTCACGCTCCTCCCGACGTACATTGACGTCCTCAATCCCTCGGGAGTTGCCGTCGGACTATTCATTACAGCGTTAGGCGTCGGGCGAACCGTCGCTATCCTACCCCTCAGTTGGGCAGGCGACCGATACGACAAACGGACCATCCTCCTCATCGCGCTTGCGGTAAGTATCAGTGCATACCTGCTATTTGCGGCGATTTCGAGCAGTCTTGGGTTCATTGCCGCCCGGACGTTGCAGGGACTCGGCATCGTCGGGACCGGGCTCATCAGCCTCGCATTAGTTAGTGAACTCGCACCTGCCGGAGACCGCGCGAACGTCATCGGCAAGTACAATTCCTGGCGAATGGCCGCAGGCATCATCGGTACACTCGGTGCCGGACTGCTCTACCAGGAGTTTGGGTTCACGCCGATTTTCGCGATTCTCGCAGTGCTTCTCACAGTTGCACTACTTGGTGTGTGGCTGTTCATCGATTCGGACGACACCTCAGTATCCGGCTTTGCGCTGTTTGATCTCGCGTTCAACCGACGCATCCTCACGCTCACGAGTT
Proteins encoded:
- the eif1A gene encoding translation initiation factor eIF-1A, with translation MSENADRRNLRMPTDDELFGVVTEHNGGNHVRVRCEDGKNRMGRIPGRMKYRVWIEQDDVVLVEPWDWQDEKANVEWRYTQQDADQLRAEGHIE
- a CDS encoding winged helix-turn-helix domain-containing protein — its product is MDSLEILGSKARLDILRVLSRRDMYVSELMEKVGMDGKTATHHLDVLVDGGLLESYTEGRRRYFSVVREIQFEVSPSPNRRFVVQFPEQEET
- a CDS encoding macro domain-containing protein translates to MEFTVTQGDIAAQRADALVNAAGTSLQMGSGVAGALRRGANGPINDEAVSKGPIELGEVAVTDAYELDAEYVIHAVAMPHYGDRQATAESIREATRNSLTKADNLRCESLVIPILGTGAAGYEFEDGAQLVCEAVWDYQPTSLSDVRVIAYSQQEYETIERIAEDVRKSV
- a CDS encoding MFS transporter; translation: MGSTRAEFYSLYLTRFAGSLGFITILTLLPTYIDVLNPSGVAVGLFITALGVGRTVAILPLSWAGDRYDKRTILLIALAVSISAYLLFAAISSSLGFIAARTLQGLGIVGTGLISLALVSELAPAGDRANVIGKYNSWRMAAGIIGTLGAGLLYQEFGFTPIFAILAVLLTVALLGVWLFIDSDDTSVSGFALFDLAFNRRILTLTSFRAQYAVAVTLVRKWVPIYVGVSAARGGLALSPFIVGTVIAAEKFMNMVSQPYMGRLSDRYGRALFVFAGGGIYGLVALAVPFAGPLGSTLGLPGTLPVLGDTSPAYPVVLLLNGLLGLADSLREPASMALFADEGEGEGIASSFGIRSLVWRPGAILAPMVGGYLMSQVGMEWVFFLGGAAALSGVLTFVVVLSSIHGQRALAEW
- a CDS encoding amphi-Trp domain-containing protein, with the translated sequence MPEVPVEDEEAKMSTITDGYFEEEYYISAEDAGEFLIELGEQFRDSDEITITGDDWEMPFAFGEPIELDIEFEGDGEPELEIEVELSGRVEDKVPNLE
- a CDS encoding DUF5786 family protein, with the protein product MGFGSYDESEQQNQEVNTDDDSEGVSVHENDHEGELRFETGASTDDLVNKLQDIKDDSEDE